The Punica granatum isolate Tunisia-2019 chromosome 4, ASM765513v2, whole genome shotgun sequence genome has a window encoding:
- the LOC116203832 gene encoding amino-acid permease BAT1 homolog isoform X2 produces MSEICSSFPTTGSLYFWAAHLAGPRWGPFASWSCAWLETIGVISGISAQAYSGSQTLQMIILLATGTNKGGGYFAPRSVFFCMYVGLTIVWAVLNTFALRVIAFLGIISIWWQVIGGLVVIIGLPLVAQTTQPASFVFTHFEMAPESTGISSIPYAVILSVLLSNYCLYGYDAAAHLTEETKGADKTGPVAILASIGIISVFGWAYNLALTFSIRDFGYLYDESNETGGALVPAQIIYDAFHGRYHNSAGAVVFLCIIWGSFFFCGLSVTTSAARVVYALSRDNGIPFSPVWRRLHPKRRVPVNAVWLSAAIAILLGLPILKLDVVFTAIISISTIGWVGGYAVPIFARLVMAEEDFNPGPFYLGRARRPVCLVAFLWICYTCSAFLLPISYPIKWKTFNYAPVALGGVLTIVMLWWVLDARKWFKGPVRNIDVQNQFPNL; encoded by the exons ATGTCCGAGATCTGCTCCTCCTTCCCT ACCACGGGTTCTCTATACTTTTGGGCGGCCCATTTGGCCGGGCCCAGGTGGGGCCCATTCGCCTCATGGTCCTGTGCTTGGCTCGAAACTATCGGCGTCATTTCTGGAATTAGTGCCCAG GCATATTCAGGGTCACAGACATTGCAGATGATAATTCTACTCGCGACTGGAACTAACAAAGGGGGAGGCTACTTCGCTCCGAGGAGTGTGTTTTTCTGTATGTACGTCGGCCTGACCATCGTATGGGCAGTCCTCAACACCTTCGCCCTCCGGGTCATTGCCTTCTTAGGCATCATTTCGATTTGGTGGCAG GTCATTGGTGGGCTGGTGGTGATAATAGGGTTACCGCTGGTGGCGCAGACAACGCAACCAGCTTCCTTCGTCTTCACGCACTTCGAGATGGCCCCCGAGTCGACCGGCATCAGCAGCATACCCTATGCAGTTATCTTATCGGTGCTCCTCAGCAACTATTGCCTGTATGGATACGACGCAGCAGCCCATCTAACAGAGGAGACGAAGGGCGCCGACAAGACCGGGCCGGTTGCGATCCTCGCAAGCATCGGAATCATCTCAGTCTTCGGCTGGGCCTACAATCTCGCCCTCACTTTCAGCATCCGA GATTTCGGGTATCTTTATGATGAAAGTAACGAGACCGGGGGAGCCCTCGTTCCAGCGCAAATAATATATGACGCATTCCACGGAAGGTACCATAATTCCGCGGGGGCCGTTGTTTTCCTCTGCATCATTTGGGGGTCCTTCTTCTTCTGTGGTCTTTCCGTTACTACAAGTGCGGCAAGAGTT GTCTATGCACTGTCTAGGGACAACGGGATCCCGTTCTCGCCGGTCTGGAGGAGACTGCACCCCAAGCGCAGAGTCCCCGTGAATGCTGTCTGGCTCAGTGCGGCCATTGCCATCCTCCTCGGGCTGCCAATCCTGAAGCTTGACGTGGTCTTCACTGCAATCATCTCGATAAGCACTATCGGGTGGGTGGGGGGGTACGCGGTGCCTATCTTTGCGAGGCTGGtgatggccgaggaggactTCAACCCGGGCCCGTTCTATCTCGGCCGGGCGAGGAGGCCCGTCTGCTTGGTGGCCTTCCTGTGGATCTGCTACACTTGCTCGGCTTTTCTTTTGCCAATTTCTTACCCCATCAAGTGGAAGACTTTCAACTACGCCCCCGTTGCACTTGGCGGAGTTTTGACAATTGTTATGCTCTGGTGGGTATTGGATGCTAGGAAATGGTTCAAGGGACCGGTGAGGAACATCGACGTGCAAAACCAGTTCCCAAACTTGTAA
- the LOC116203832 gene encoding amino-acid permease BAT1 homolog isoform X1, with product MGEESRVPSYQNRVSTMDSGEKRLNELGYKQELRRDMTMFKTLAITFSSMAVFTGTPLYGPSLLYAGPAPLLWGWVVVAFFTWFVGIAMSEICSSFPTTGSLYFWAAHLAGPRWGPFASWSCAWLETIGVISGISAQAYSGSQTLQMIILLATGTNKGGGYFAPRSVFFCMYVGLTIVWAVLNTFALRVIAFLGIISIWWQVIGGLVVIIGLPLVAQTTQPASFVFTHFEMAPESTGISSIPYAVILSVLLSNYCLYGYDAAAHLTEETKGADKTGPVAILASIGIISVFGWAYNLALTFSIRDFGYLYDESNETGGALVPAQIIYDAFHGRYHNSAGAVVFLCIIWGSFFFCGLSVTTSAARVVYALSRDNGIPFSPVWRRLHPKRRVPVNAVWLSAAIAILLGLPILKLDVVFTAIISISTIGWVGGYAVPIFARLVMAEEDFNPGPFYLGRARRPVCLVAFLWICYTCSAFLLPISYPIKWKTFNYAPVALGGVLTIVMLWWVLDARKWFKGPVRNIDVQNQFPNL from the exons ATGGGGGAGGAGAGTCGTGTTCCCAGTTATCAGAACCGAGTTTCCACCATGGATTCAGGGGAGAAGCGTCTCAACGAGCTCGGGTACAAGCAGGAACTCAGAAGGGACATG ACAATGTTCAAGACACTGGCAATAACGTTCTCGAGCATGGCAGTGTTTACAGGGACGCCTCTTTATGGGCCCAGCCTGCTTTACGCTGGCCCGGCCCCCTTACTATGGGGCTGGGTCGTCGTCGCCTTCTTCACCTGGTTCGTCGGGATCGCCATGTCCGAGATCTGCTCCTCCTTCCCT ACCACGGGTTCTCTATACTTTTGGGCGGCCCATTTGGCCGGGCCCAGGTGGGGCCCATTCGCCTCATGGTCCTGTGCTTGGCTCGAAACTATCGGCGTCATTTCTGGAATTAGTGCCCAG GCATATTCAGGGTCACAGACATTGCAGATGATAATTCTACTCGCGACTGGAACTAACAAAGGGGGAGGCTACTTCGCTCCGAGGAGTGTGTTTTTCTGTATGTACGTCGGCCTGACCATCGTATGGGCAGTCCTCAACACCTTCGCCCTCCGGGTCATTGCCTTCTTAGGCATCATTTCGATTTGGTGGCAG GTCATTGGTGGGCTGGTGGTGATAATAGGGTTACCGCTGGTGGCGCAGACAACGCAACCAGCTTCCTTCGTCTTCACGCACTTCGAGATGGCCCCCGAGTCGACCGGCATCAGCAGCATACCCTATGCAGTTATCTTATCGGTGCTCCTCAGCAACTATTGCCTGTATGGATACGACGCAGCAGCCCATCTAACAGAGGAGACGAAGGGCGCCGACAAGACCGGGCCGGTTGCGATCCTCGCAAGCATCGGAATCATCTCAGTCTTCGGCTGGGCCTACAATCTCGCCCTCACTTTCAGCATCCGA GATTTCGGGTATCTTTATGATGAAAGTAACGAGACCGGGGGAGCCCTCGTTCCAGCGCAAATAATATATGACGCATTCCACGGAAGGTACCATAATTCCGCGGGGGCCGTTGTTTTCCTCTGCATCATTTGGGGGTCCTTCTTCTTCTGTGGTCTTTCCGTTACTACAAGTGCGGCAAGAGTT GTCTATGCACTGTCTAGGGACAACGGGATCCCGTTCTCGCCGGTCTGGAGGAGACTGCACCCCAAGCGCAGAGTCCCCGTGAATGCTGTCTGGCTCAGTGCGGCCATTGCCATCCTCCTCGGGCTGCCAATCCTGAAGCTTGACGTGGTCTTCACTGCAATCATCTCGATAAGCACTATCGGGTGGGTGGGGGGGTACGCGGTGCCTATCTTTGCGAGGCTGGtgatggccgaggaggactTCAACCCGGGCCCGTTCTATCTCGGCCGGGCGAGGAGGCCCGTCTGCTTGGTGGCCTTCCTGTGGATCTGCTACACTTGCTCGGCTTTTCTTTTGCCAATTTCTTACCCCATCAAGTGGAAGACTTTCAACTACGCCCCCGTTGCACTTGGCGGAGTTTTGACAATTGTTATGCTCTGGTGGGTATTGGATGCTAGGAAATGGTTCAAGGGACCGGTGAGGAACATCGACGTGCAAAACCAGTTCCCAAACTTGTAA